One segment of Pirellulales bacterium DNA contains the following:
- a CDS encoding PilZ domain-containing protein has protein sequence MIDLSAANSAIDTRPALADDDRMLGADEQEVLANACLVELPHEWSDYLQVRGPANTCATDARQFRRVFYRQYAVLRVGAVYWSVITCDLSTGGLSLLCHKQLFPGDEVEIYLPGTQKTILRIARCTKRGRRCYVCGAGAATDEDRRVLTQLVRSCVTHHAR, from the coding sequence GTGATTGACTTATCGGCAGCCAATTCTGCAATCGACACGCGACCAGCCCTGGCGGACGACGATCGCATGCTGGGGGCCGACGAACAAGAAGTCCTGGCCAATGCGTGTCTCGTCGAGTTGCCTCACGAGTGGTCCGACTATTTGCAGGTGCGAGGGCCGGCGAACACCTGTGCCACGGATGCCCGCCAGTTTCGCCGCGTGTTCTACCGCCAATACGCCGTGTTGCGAGTCGGTGCCGTGTATTGGTCGGTAATCACCTGTGACTTGTCGACCGGCGGCCTGTCGCTGCTGTGCCACAAGCAACTCTTCCCGGGCGACGAAGTCGAGATCTATCTACCCGGCACTCAAAAGACGATCTTGCGGATCGCTCGCTGCACGAAACGCGGGCGCCGTTGCTATGTCTGCGGCGCCGGTGCCGCTACGGACGAGGACCGCCGGGTGCTGACGCAACTGGTCCGTTCCTGCGTGACGCATCACGCTCGCTAA